A single genomic interval of Halomonas sp. GT harbors:
- a CDS encoding OsmC family protein, translated as MSVHEAAVHWQHAPHTTDPNTYSRNHRVSLNGNQQVEVSASVEFKGDANCADPEQMLISAVSSCHMLFFLAIAEMQGFKVASYQDDPKGYLERNDKKGMAITRIELSPRITFSGDKAPDQKAIDNIHSKAHSNCFIRNSVTAEVTINSLPPAV; from the coding sequence ATGTCCGTTCATGAAGCCGCCGTTCACTGGCAGCACGCCCCTCACACAACTGACCCCAACACCTATTCGCGTAACCACCGTGTGAGTTTGAATGGCAACCAGCAGGTAGAGGTTTCCGCATCAGTTGAATTTAAAGGTGATGCCAATTGTGCCGACCCGGAGCAGATGCTGATTAGCGCCGTATCCAGTTGTCACATGCTGTTTTTCCTGGCCATTGCTGAAATGCAGGGCTTTAAGGTGGCGTCTTATCAGGATGATCCGAAAGGCTATCTGGAACGCAATGACAAAAAGGGGATGGCAATTACACGTATTGAGCTATCACCACGCATCACTTTTAGCGGCGATAAAGCGCCCGATCAGAAAGCCATCGACAATATTCACAGCAAAGCCCACAGCAACTGCTTTATTCGTAACTCAGTCACCGCTGAGGTAACGATCAACTCGCTGCCACCTGCCGTTTGA
- a CDS encoding valine--tRNA ligase — protein MEKTYQPEQIETRWYERWEADNRFAPTGRGKPFSIMIPPPNVTGSLHMGHAFQDTIMDTLTRWKRMQGNNTLWQVGTDHAGIATQMLVERKIAAEEGKTRHDLGRDAFIDKVWEWKEESGGHITRQLRRMGASVDWSRERFTMDDGFYKAVQEVFVRLHEEKLIYRGKRLVNWDPTLHTAISDLEVENKDQQGSFWHFRYPLADGVKTTDGKDYLVVATTRPETLLGDTGVAVNPDDARYASLVGKFIELPLVGRRIPIVADEHADMEKGSGCVKITPAHDFNDYEVGKRQNHLLINVFTKDATILERAEIFDLKGTPQPDEDASLPAKYAGLDRFEARKQIVADMDALGLLEQVEAVNNTLPYGDRSGDVIEPLLTDQWFVAVETLAKPAIEAVENGDIQFVPKNYENMYFAWMRDLQDWCISRQLWWGHRIPAWYDAEGNVYVARSEEEAREKHGLAAEVTLTQDEDVLDTWFSSGLWTFGTLGWPEKTPELETFHPSSVLVTGFDIIFFWVARMIMMTLKFTGEVPFKTVYVHGLVRDGQGQKMSKSKGNVLDPIDLIDGVTLDALLEKRTGNMMQPKQAKAIAKATKDEFKDGIEAHGTDALRFTFLSQATTGRDIKFDMNRLDGYRNFCNKLWNASRYVLMNAEGEDCGTEGGDVELSLADRWIISQLQKTETQVTKAMDEYRFDHASQALYEFVWNEYCDWYLELSKPVLWDENASAEAKRGTRRTLVRVLETILRLAHPMMPYISEEIWQRVAPLAGTFVGDGASIMLQAWPEADESKIDEQATRDIEWLKGVIIAVRNIRAEMNIAPGKPLDVLLTKGKPEDAQRLESNRHFLAKLAKLESATWLSNPDDAPLCATQLVGDMEVLVPMADLIDKDAELKRLAKEIEKQDKLIGGIEKKLGNDGFIAKAPEAVVEKERGKLAEFQAAKKLLEEQQAKIAAL, from the coding sequence ATGGAAAAGACCTACCAACCCGAACAGATCGAAACCCGCTGGTACGAACGCTGGGAAGCCGACAACCGCTTCGCCCCAACAGGCCGCGGTAAGCCGTTTTCGATCATGATTCCGCCGCCTAACGTGACCGGCAGCCTGCACATGGGCCACGCGTTCCAGGACACCATTATGGATACCCTGACGCGCTGGAAGCGGATGCAGGGCAACAACACCCTGTGGCAGGTAGGCACCGACCACGCCGGAATCGCCACGCAAATGCTGGTTGAGCGTAAAATTGCCGCGGAAGAAGGCAAAACCCGCCACGACCTGGGCCGCGATGCGTTTATCGACAAGGTATGGGAGTGGAAAGAGGAGTCCGGCGGCCACATCACCCGCCAGTTGCGCCGCATGGGCGCCAGCGTTGATTGGTCCCGCGAGCGCTTCACGATGGATGACGGCTTCTATAAAGCCGTGCAAGAAGTGTTCGTGCGCTTGCACGAAGAAAAGTTGATCTACCGTGGCAAACGCCTGGTGAACTGGGACCCTACCCTGCACACCGCCATTTCCGACCTAGAAGTGGAAAACAAAGATCAGCAGGGCAGCTTCTGGCACTTCCGCTACCCGCTGGCCGATGGCGTCAAAACCACCGATGGTAAAGATTATCTGGTCGTGGCAACCACTCGCCCTGAAACCTTGCTAGGCGATACGGGTGTCGCGGTTAACCCCGACGATGCTCGCTATGCCTCGCTGGTCGGCAAATTTATCGAATTGCCGCTGGTCGGCCGCCGCATTCCTATCGTTGCCGACGAGCACGCCGATATGGAAAAAGGCTCCGGCTGCGTGAAGATCACCCCGGCCCACGACTTCAATGACTACGAAGTCGGCAAGCGCCAGAACCATCTGCTGATCAACGTATTTACCAAGGATGCCACCATCCTTGAGCGCGCTGAAATCTTCGACCTGAAAGGCACTCCCCAGCCCGACGAAGACGCCAGCCTGCCCGCCAAGTACGCAGGGCTGGACCGTTTTGAAGCGCGTAAGCAGATTGTGGCCGATATGGACGCATTGGGTCTGCTGGAACAGGTGGAAGCAGTTAATAACACCCTGCCCTATGGCGACCGCTCTGGCGATGTGATCGAGCCGCTGCTCACCGACCAGTGGTTTGTTGCGGTAGAAACCCTGGCCAAGCCCGCCATTGAAGCGGTAGAAAACGGGGATATCCAGTTTGTACCGAAGAACTACGAAAACATGTACTTCGCTTGGATGCGCGACCTGCAAGACTGGTGTATCTCCCGCCAGCTGTGGTGGGGCCACCGCATTCCTGCCTGGTACGACGCGGAAGGCAATGTGTACGTTGCCCGTAGCGAGGAGGAAGCCCGCGAGAAGCACGGCTTAGCTGCAGAGGTGACACTGACCCAAGACGAAGACGTCCTCGACACCTGGTTCAGCTCGGGCCTGTGGACGTTCGGCACGCTAGGCTGGCCGGAAAAAACCCCAGAACTGGAAACCTTCCACCCCTCCAGCGTGCTGGTGACCGGTTTTGACATTATCTTCTTCTGGGTTGCCCGGATGATCATGATGACCCTCAAGTTCACTGGCGAAGTACCGTTCAAAACCGTTTATGTGCACGGTTTGGTACGCGACGGACAGGGTCAGAAAATGTCCAAATCCAAGGGCAATGTGCTGGACCCCATCGACCTGATTGACGGCGTCACACTAGATGCGCTGCTGGAAAAGCGCACCGGCAATATGATGCAGCCGAAACAGGCCAAAGCCATTGCCAAAGCGACCAAGGACGAATTTAAAGACGGCATTGAAGCCCACGGCACCGATGCCCTGCGCTTTACGTTCCTTTCCCAGGCAACCACCGGGCGCGATATTAAGTTTGATATGAACCGCCTGGATGGCTATCGCAACTTCTGCAACAAGCTGTGGAACGCTTCACGCTACGTGCTTATGAATGCCGAAGGTGAAGATTGCGGAACAGAGGGTGGCGACGTTGAGCTTTCACTGGCCGACCGCTGGATTATTTCCCAGCTGCAGAAAACCGAAACCCAGGTCACCAAAGCGATGGACGAGTACCGCTTTGACCACGCTTCCCAAGCGCTGTATGAGTTTGTCTGGAACGAGTACTGCGACTGGTACTTGGAGCTTTCCAAGCCTGTTTTATGGGACGAAAACGCCAGTGCGGAAGCCAAACGTGGCACCCGCCGTACGCTCGTGCGCGTACTGGAAACGATTCTGCGCCTCGCCCATCCGATGATGCCCTATATCTCAGAAGAGATATGGCAGCGCGTTGCGCCGCTGGCAGGCACCTTCGTCGGTGATGGCGCGTCTATCATGCTCCAAGCCTGGCCGGAAGCCGACGAAAGCAAAATCGACGAACAGGCCACTCGAGATATCGAATGGTTGAAAGGCGTGATTATCGCAGTGCGTAACATCCGCGCCGAGATGAACATTGCCCCTGGCAAACCGCTGGACGTACTGCTCACCAAAGGCAAGCCGGAAGACGCCCAGCGCTTGGAAAGCAACCGCCACTTCCTCGCCAAGCTGGCTAAGTTGGAAAGCGCCACCTGGCTATCCAACCCAGACGACGCACCACTCTGCGCAACGCAGCTAGTGGGCGATATGGAAGTGCTGGTGCCCATGGCGGATCTAATCGATAAAGACGCCGAACTCAAACGACTAGCTAAAGAAATTGAAAAGCAGGACAAGTTGATCGGCGGTATCGAGAAGAAGCTCGGCAACGACGGCTTTATCGCCAAAGCCCCGGAAGCCGTGGTGGAAAAAGAGCGTGGCAAACTCGCTGAATTCCAAGCTGCCAAAAAGCTTCTGGAAGAGCAACAAGCGAAGATCGCGGCGCTGTAA
- a CDS encoding TfoX/Sxy family DNA transformation protein, producing MAALRAGAHQRIREMYPEERLPVCYYLYSFEGALTDTHWNKIGEHRKRQLRAQIG from the coding sequence ATGGCGGCTCTGAGGGCTGGGGCGCACCAAAGGATCAGGGAGATGTATCCAGAGGAAAGGTTGCCAGTCTGCTACTACCTATACTCTTTCGAGGGCGCCTTAACTGATACGCATTGGAATAAAATCGGGGAACACAGAAAACGGCAACTTAGAGCGCAGATCGGTTAG
- the purU gene encoding formyltetrahydrofolate deformylase, with amino-acid sequence MTKNLDQTNHFVLTVRCETGPGIVSGVTSYLADHGCNIGELSQFDDKITGQFFMRAVFNILPNSSVSFAQIQAGFVELADRLGLDWQMYQADQPARVLIMVSRFDHCLLDLLYRHRKGELNIEITAVVSNHLDLRPIAEREGIRFIYMPVTKENKPAQEAELMKLVHETETELVVLARYMQILSDQLCQQLHGRAINIHHSFLPGFKGAKPYHQAFDRGVKLIGATAHYVTADLDEGPIIEQSVQPVDHAYYPEELVALGRDTETMALTRAVKLHAERRIFLSADKTVIFK; translated from the coding sequence GTGACAAAAAATCTGGATCAAACAAATCACTTTGTCTTAACCGTCAGATGCGAAACGGGTCCGGGTATCGTCTCTGGTGTTACCTCATATCTAGCAGATCACGGTTGCAATATCGGCGAATTATCTCAGTTCGACGATAAAATTACCGGACAGTTTTTCATGCGCGCCGTGTTCAATATTCTGCCAAATTCCAGCGTCTCTTTTGCTCAAATACAAGCAGGGTTTGTTGAGTTGGCCGACCGGCTTGGTTTGGACTGGCAGATGTACCAGGCCGATCAGCCCGCGCGGGTTTTGATAATGGTATCCCGCTTTGATCACTGTCTACTCGATCTGCTTTATCGGCACCGTAAAGGTGAGCTGAATATCGAAATTACCGCAGTGGTATCGAACCATCTGGACCTGCGGCCCATCGCAGAGCGTGAAGGTATTCGTTTTATTTATATGCCTGTCACCAAAGAGAACAAACCGGCCCAAGAAGCTGAACTGATGAAGCTGGTTCATGAAACAGAAACCGAATTGGTGGTCCTGGCGCGTTACATGCAAATTCTATCTGACCAGCTGTGTCAGCAACTGCATGGGCGAGCCATTAATATTCATCACTCTTTTCTACCCGGTTTCAAGGGTGCCAAACCCTATCATCAGGCGTTTGATCGTGGGGTCAAACTGATCGGTGCCACGGCGCATTATGTGACCGCCGACCTAGATGAAGGCCCAATAATCGAGCAATCTGTGCAGCCGGTTGATCACGCCTACTACCCAGAAGAGTTAGTGGCGCTAGGACGTGATACCGAAACGATGGCGCTGACACGTGCTGTAAAGCTTCACGCTGAGCGTCGCATTTTTCTCTCGGCTGACAAAACCGTGATTTTCAAATAG
- a CDS encoding SDR family oxidoreductase gives MATYDFKNKVVLIAGGAKNLGGLLSREVAKEGAKVVVHYNSDATRADAEDTVNAVKGLGGDAYITQGDLTRPANVEALFLEAKNRFGGIDVAVNTAGMVLRKPIVETSEDEYDTMFEINAKAAYFFIKEAGKHLNDNGKIITVVTSLLAAFTDGYSTYAGGKSPVEHFTRAAAKEFAGRGISVTAVGPGPMDTPFFYGQETPERVGYHKSQSLNGDLTKIEDISPIIRFLATDGWWITGQTIFANGGYTTR, from the coding sequence ATGGCGACATACGATTTTAAAAACAAAGTAGTACTTATCGCTGGCGGTGCGAAAAACCTCGGCGGTCTTCTAAGCCGTGAAGTTGCTAAAGAGGGTGCGAAAGTTGTGGTGCATTACAACAGCGATGCCACCCGTGCCGACGCGGAAGACACGGTTAATGCGGTAAAAGGCTTGGGTGGCGACGCCTACATCACCCAAGGTGACTTAACCCGGCCAGCCAACGTGGAAGCACTTTTTCTAGAAGCCAAAAATAGATTCGGAGGCATCGATGTCGCCGTCAACACAGCAGGTATGGTGTTGCGCAAGCCCATCGTCGAGACGAGCGAAGACGAATACGACACCATGTTCGAGATCAATGCCAAGGCGGCGTATTTCTTTATTAAGGAAGCAGGCAAGCATCTCAATGACAATGGAAAAATCATCACTGTTGTCACTTCCCTGCTTGCAGCCTTTACTGATGGCTATTCCACTTACGCTGGTGGCAAGTCACCCGTGGAGCATTTCACCCGTGCGGCGGCAAAAGAGTTCGCAGGGCGTGGCATTTCGGTAACCGCCGTTGGCCCCGGCCCCATGGACACTCCTTTCTTCTACGGGCAGGAAACGCCAGAGCGGGTGGGATACCATAAATCTCAATCACTAAATGGGGACCTTACCAAAATCGAGGATATTTCCCCCATTATCCGTTTCCTGGCAACTGACGGCTGGTGGATTACTGGCCAAACAATTTTTGCCAATGGCGGCTATACAACGCGCTGA
- a CDS encoding LysR family transcriptional regulator yields the protein MDRLERLNVFVRVVDCMSFTRAAESLSIPRSTVSTAVKDLESTLGARLINRTTRALDITEEGQLLYKQALLLLEDYERLTGAFPAEAGRPSGKLRINVPGRLGRRVLVPALPDFLDRYPDIDIQMGVTDRAVDLVGEGVDCVIRVGELADSNLIARPLGSLPLCNCASPAYLARFGMPKTIADLSAHRIVAFVSSISGSVESWEYQQGGRVESALLPARVTVNTAEALIAGALAGLGLTQVPRYDVQHHLESGRLVSILPSTVPDPMPITLLYPHREHMTRRLEAFIDWVVPVLQSQVLRSSNQEP from the coding sequence ATGGATCGGCTGGAAAGGCTGAATGTTTTTGTCCGTGTGGTGGATTGCATGAGCTTCACCCGTGCTGCAGAGAGCCTGAGTATTCCTCGCTCTACGGTATCGACAGCGGTGAAAGATTTAGAGAGCACGCTGGGAGCCCGTCTGATTAATCGGACGACGCGGGCGCTTGATATCACCGAAGAGGGGCAACTGCTGTACAAGCAGGCGCTGTTATTGTTGGAGGATTATGAGCGGTTAACAGGTGCGTTTCCCGCGGAAGCGGGGCGTCCCAGCGGCAAGCTGCGCATTAATGTCCCAGGGCGACTAGGACGGCGGGTGCTAGTACCTGCGCTGCCAGATTTCCTCGACCGATACCCGGATATTGATATTCAAATGGGAGTGACTGATCGAGCGGTTGATTTAGTAGGCGAGGGGGTGGATTGCGTGATCCGAGTGGGGGAGCTGGCAGACAGTAACCTTATTGCCCGCCCACTTGGCAGTTTGCCGCTGTGCAATTGTGCGAGCCCTGCTTATCTAGCCCGCTTTGGCATGCCTAAGACGATTGCTGATCTATCCGCTCATCGTATAGTTGCATTCGTTTCGTCCATCTCAGGCAGTGTTGAGAGTTGGGAATATCAGCAAGGAGGTCGGGTGGAGAGTGCTCTACTCCCTGCTCGGGTCACCGTGAACACAGCAGAAGCGCTCATAGCTGGTGCTTTGGCTGGCTTGGGGCTAACCCAGGTCCCCCGTTACGATGTTCAACATCACCTGGAATCCGGAAGACTGGTTAGTATTCTGCCTAGTACAGTACCCGACCCCATGCCCATAACTCTGTTGTACCCACATCGTGAGCACATGACGCGGCGTCTTGAAGCATTTATAGACTGGGTGGTGCCGGTATTACAGAGCCAAGTGTTGAGGTCGTCAAATCAGGAGCCATGA
- a CDS encoding NAD(P)H-binding protein codes for MHDTAIVLGSTGAIGKQLVTQLTQREELAHVIVLTRRELMVSQVFPVAISSKISLCVIDFEKLEEQAAGLIPAGSMAFVALGTTKKQAGSEAAFRAIDHGLVLAFARACKSADVSQLGVVTAAGANARSVSFYNRVKGEVEQDLQALGLSSVFFARPSLLLGRPEEGRGVENIAATLLTPMTPLLPKAVRPIATQRVAAAMIDVAFSGEPNRPTFVLSNAAMHSISCSLTSG; via the coding sequence ATGCATGACACGGCAATTGTATTGGGCTCAACCGGGGCTATTGGCAAACAGTTAGTCACCCAGTTAACCCAGCGAGAAGAGCTCGCCCATGTCATCGTACTGACGCGCCGTGAGTTGATGGTGTCGCAGGTTTTTCCGGTGGCTATCTCCTCCAAAATTAGCCTTTGTGTGATTGATTTTGAAAAGTTGGAAGAGCAGGCGGCGGGTTTAATACCTGCTGGTTCAATGGCGTTTGTGGCATTAGGCACAACGAAAAAGCAGGCGGGAAGTGAAGCGGCTTTTCGCGCTATTGATCATGGGCTAGTACTAGCGTTTGCTCGCGCATGTAAGTCTGCTGATGTCAGCCAACTAGGCGTCGTAACAGCAGCTGGTGCCAATGCGCGTTCTGTTAGTTTTTATAACCGCGTGAAAGGCGAGGTGGAACAGGATCTTCAAGCGCTAGGCCTGTCGAGCGTGTTTTTTGCCCGGCCTTCACTGCTGCTGGGGCGACCGGAGGAGGGACGGGGTGTGGAAAATATCGCGGCCACGCTATTGACGCCAATGACGCCGTTACTTCCTAAAGCGGTACGCCCTATTGCGACACAGCGGGTTGCAGCGGCAATGATTGACGTGGCGTTTAGTGGTGAGCCGAATCGGCCGACGTTTGTGCTATCAAATGCTGCTATGCACTCAATATCGTGCTCTTTGACTAGTGGCTAG
- a CDS encoding enoyl-CoA hydratase, giving the protein MMNHTNTSQDILIREDRQGAVYLTLNRPEKFNTLSEAMLSALQHELDAIAVNTAARCVVIGGNGRGFCAGHDLKEMRSNPDQAYYQALFRNCSRLMQSVVALPIPVIAKVHGMATAAGCQLVASCDLAIAGRSASFAVSGINVGLFCSTPAVALSRCIPTKKAFDMLISGEFIDAKAALEKGLVSDICEDAELDTTVAAKVAQILAKSPAAVRYGKSMFHSQRQMDLADAYDFAGNVMAENMLNPDAQEGIDAFLNKRKPVWGQPGH; this is encoded by the coding sequence ATGATGAATCATACGAACACCTCACAAGACATTCTGATAAGGGAAGATAGGCAGGGCGCTGTTTATCTCACCTTAAATCGGCCAGAGAAGTTCAACACGCTTTCTGAAGCTATGCTCTCTGCGTTGCAACACGAGTTAGATGCCATTGCTGTTAATACTGCTGCACGCTGCGTCGTGATTGGAGGTAATGGGCGTGGATTTTGTGCTGGCCATGATCTAAAGGAAATGCGGTCGAATCCTGACCAAGCTTATTATCAAGCGCTGTTTCGCAATTGTAGTCGATTAATGCAGAGCGTTGTTGCACTGCCGATACCCGTGATTGCCAAAGTGCACGGCATGGCCACGGCGGCGGGGTGTCAGTTAGTGGCTAGCTGCGATCTGGCCATTGCTGGCCGTTCCGCAAGTTTTGCGGTGTCAGGTATTAACGTTGGACTGTTCTGCTCGACGCCTGCTGTGGCGTTATCGCGGTGCATACCTACCAAGAAAGCGTTCGATATGCTGATATCAGGAGAGTTTATTGATGCGAAGGCGGCGCTAGAGAAGGGGCTGGTGTCTGATATTTGTGAAGACGCTGAGTTAGACACGACTGTCGCCGCAAAGGTAGCTCAGATCCTAGCTAAAAGCCCAGCAGCAGTGCGTTATGGCAAGTCCATGTTTCATTCCCAGCGACAGATGGATTTAGCAGATGCTTATGACTTTGCTGGCAACGTAATGGCCGAAAATATGCTTAACCCAGATGCCCAAGAGGGAATAGACGCCTTCTTAAACAAGCGTAAACCCGTCTGGGGACAGCCTGGCCATTGA
- a CDS encoding acyl-CoA synthetase codes for MSDICYFNQVLEKNAANHAALSPLSFIRRAATVYPDRTALIYNESHYSWRETYARCCQLASLLTRLGISKGDTVAVMLPNVPAMYEAHFGVPMVGAVLNAINTRLDPEAIAFILDHSRSRLLLVDPEYTDVVEKALAQLEGPTPQVINVSDPSQGTERWIGEFEYEVLLANQYLWDDWQLPDDEWDAIALGYTSGTTGNPKGVVSHHRGAYLNAVSNVLSWTLPANVTYLWTLPMFHCNGWCFPWTLAAIGGTSVCLRRVDPEHILALIKEQRVTHYCGAPIVHTMIADAAMARGAPIEHKVYGLIAGAAPPASVLERMEKIGIELTHVYGLTETYGPASVCVKQNDWAQHSLEERVRLNGRQGVAYPLQEDMAVLDSETLIPVPADGKTVGEIMFRGNIVMKGYLRNEIATREAFAGGWFHSGDLAVMEPDGYIKIRDRLKDVIISGGENISSLEVEDIVQRHPDVELAAVVAMADEKWGEVPAAFVQLRSGSVLSESALIRFCREQITHYKAPKKIIFGQLPTTATGKIQKFQLRQQLEKTY; via the coding sequence ATGAGTGATATTTGCTATTTTAATCAAGTGCTTGAGAAAAATGCGGCGAATCATGCCGCGCTGTCACCGTTGAGCTTTATCCGTCGAGCGGCAACTGTCTACCCTGATCGTACAGCGCTAATCTATAACGAGAGCCACTATAGCTGGCGCGAAACGTATGCTCGCTGCTGTCAACTGGCATCACTGTTGACCCGCCTAGGCATCTCTAAAGGCGATACGGTAGCGGTAATGCTGCCTAATGTCCCCGCCATGTATGAAGCGCATTTTGGTGTGCCGATGGTGGGAGCCGTATTGAATGCGATCAATACCCGCTTGGATCCAGAAGCAATTGCCTTTATTTTGGATCATAGCCGCTCGCGTCTTTTACTTGTAGACCCAGAGTACACGGACGTGGTCGAGAAGGCCTTAGCCCAGTTGGAAGGGCCTACGCCACAGGTGATCAATGTCTCGGACCCGAGCCAGGGCACAGAGCGGTGGATTGGTGAATTTGAATATGAAGTGTTGCTAGCCAACCAGTATCTGTGGGACGACTGGCAGCTACCCGATGACGAATGGGATGCCATTGCGCTGGGGTATACCTCGGGCACCACCGGCAATCCCAAAGGGGTGGTTAGCCATCATCGTGGAGCTTATCTGAATGCCGTTAGCAACGTACTTTCCTGGACGCTACCCGCTAACGTGACCTACCTGTGGACACTGCCGATGTTTCATTGCAATGGCTGGTGCTTCCCATGGACACTGGCCGCCATTGGTGGCACCAGTGTCTGTTTGCGCAGAGTGGATCCCGAGCACATCCTGGCGCTGATCAAAGAGCAGCGTGTTACTCATTACTGTGGGGCACCCATTGTACACACTATGATTGCCGATGCTGCTATGGCACGCGGAGCGCCGATTGAGCATAAAGTTTATGGGCTGATTGCCGGTGCCGCGCCACCTGCCTCTGTGCTAGAGCGGATGGAGAAAATTGGCATCGAACTCACCCATGTTTACGGGCTAACAGAGACCTACGGCCCGGCGTCGGTGTGCGTCAAGCAGAATGACTGGGCTCAACACTCACTGGAAGAGCGAGTACGGCTCAATGGCCGTCAAGGCGTCGCTTACCCGCTTCAGGAAGATATGGCGGTGCTCGACTCGGAAACACTGATACCCGTTCCCGCAGATGGCAAAACGGTCGGCGAAATTATGTTTCGCGGAAATATCGTCATGAAGGGGTATTTGCGCAATGAAATTGCCACCCGCGAAGCGTTTGCTGGTGGCTGGTTTCATTCAGGCGATCTGGCCGTTATGGAGCCGGACGGCTATATCAAAATCCGCGATCGATTAAAGGACGTCATTATCTCAGGGGGAGAAAATATTTCCTCCCTTGAAGTAGAAGATATTGTGCAACGTCACCCCGACGTCGAGCTTGCTGCGGTTGTTGCCATGGCAGATGAAAAGTGGGGGGAGGTACCTGCTGCCTTCGTTCAACTACGTTCTGGCAGTGTGCTTAGCGAAAGCGCTCTGATCCGTTTTTGTCGCGAGCAAATCACTCATTACAAAGCGCCTAAAAAAATCATCTTTGGGCAGCTACCCACCACGGCAACCGGCAAAATTCAGAAATTTCAGCTGCGACAGCAGCTTGAAAAAACCTATTAG
- the folD gene encoding bifunctional methylenetetrahydrofolate dehydrogenase/methenyltetrahydrofolate cyclohydrolase FolD yields MAQLIDGKALSAKVLQQVASEVASLSAEHGIKPMLAVVLVGEDPASQIYVRNKMKRASEVGIGSREYVLDAGITQDELAQLIDALNNDADVHGILVQLPLPAQLDEDTVIESVHPDKDVDGFHPLNVGALAAGSDTVVPCTPQGCMIMLRQIHSDLSGKHAVVIGRSNIVGKPMAMLLLQANCTVTIAHSHTQGIESLCRQADIVIAAVGCRELVDADWVKPGATVIDVGINAIEIDGTRKLVGDVAFDAVSQVAGAISPVPGGVGPMTIACLLLNTTGAVKRQLPRTFDLASGTVNKPIRSYCYVRS; encoded by the coding sequence ATGGCCCAGTTAATAGATGGTAAAGCGCTCTCCGCTAAGGTGTTGCAGCAAGTGGCCTCAGAGGTTGCGTCACTCAGCGCTGAACATGGCATTAAACCTATGCTGGCCGTGGTGCTGGTAGGTGAAGATCCGGCTAGCCAGATATACGTCAGAAATAAGATGAAGCGAGCGAGTGAGGTGGGCATCGGCTCAAGAGAGTATGTACTTGATGCTGGCATTACTCAGGATGAGCTAGCGCAGTTGATCGATGCTTTGAACAACGATGCTGATGTACATGGCATTCTGGTTCAGCTACCACTTCCCGCTCAGCTGGATGAAGATACCGTTATCGAATCGGTCCATCCGGATAAGGATGTTGATGGGTTTCATCCGTTAAACGTCGGCGCGCTTGCTGCCGGAAGCGACACGGTGGTGCCATGTACACCACAGGGCTGCATGATCATGCTCCGCCAGATCCACTCAGATTTGAGCGGTAAACATGCGGTGGTGATCGGGCGCTCCAATATTGTCGGTAAGCCGATGGCCATGCTGCTTTTGCAAGCCAACTGTACGGTGACTATTGCCCATTCCCATACGCAGGGTATTGAATCCCTATGCCGCCAAGCCGATATCGTTATTGCAGCGGTTGGCTGTAGAGAGCTTGTTGATGCTGACTGGGTAAAGCCAGGCGCAACGGTGATTGATGTTGGTATTAATGCTATTGAGATTGATGGCACGCGCAAGCTCGTTGGCGATGTAGCCTTTGACGCGGTCTCCCAAGTTGCCGGTGCCATTTCGCCAGTGCCCGGTGGCGTGGGACCGATGACAATCGCTTGTCTGTTGCTGAACACCACGGGTGCCGTAAAACGTCAGCTACCGCGTACGTTTGATCTGGCGTCGGGTACTGTGAATAAACCAATAAGGAGTTACTGCTATGTCCGTTCATGA